The Methylomonas rhizoryzae genome includes the window CTGTTTAGCTATATATTTCGTAGAATCGCGACTCGCGTCGCTGCTGCATCTTCACTTGTTGCATACTATCGGTATTCCTGCATAAGATAAAATACTTACTGAATAATGACTATTGGTTGAGTCAAGCTTAAAGGCATGACTTAGCTTTTATTCTCCAGGCGTGCCATTTCTTGATGTTGACGTACGTTACTATATAAACGTTCGTCGCCATAGCCCCCTTTAACGGCAATTTGAAAATGTTTTATCATTCTGTTGTGGTCTTGCAGCAGGCAGGCGGCTTTTGCCAAATTGTTATGTACCCCTGAAATTAATATTCTACCTAATAATTTCTTATCGCAACCCCATTGCTTAGCTAACTGAATATAGTGTTTACCGTTTTGTATGTCGCCGAGCTGATAATGCGCGGCTGCTACTAGTAACGCCAGTTTTGCGCGCTGGGCGTCGGCTTCGATTGTTTCATTATCTAATGCGATTAAACTCTCCCAATCTCCGAATTGCCAATGGCTCAACGCATTTTCCAATGTTTTTTTGGGTGTATCGTAATTAACTTCGGCTGCCGTTAACTCTTCATTCCAGAAACCGCGATTCATTGTCAATCCGCTGGGGATTTGACTAAATAATGCCGCATGCCTGGGATTGTTGGATTCGAAATGCCAGTGAAAATGGATTTCTTCCATTCGTCTTGATGCCGGTGGATTATCGTACATAGGTTTCAAGTGCTTGGGCTTGAAACGAAGTTTTTTATTGAGCCATGTAATTAATTTGGTCAGCATTTATAATCGAATGATTAAATAGTGTGAATTGAATTATGAGTCCGATTCCCGTAATAATAAGTCTTTAATTAATTCAATTTGACCTTCCGCTTTGATAAGTTCTTCTTGTAAAAGTTGTTGGCGGCGCATGGTCTCTTGATGGTTTTCCGTTAGTTCTTGCAGTTCTTTTTGCTTTTCGATGCGTAGTGCGGTTTGCTCGTCGCGGGCCTTGGTCAGCTGTTCGATGGTTTGCTGCCGTTGCTCGGCAGTTTGCTTGGCGGCATCACGCTCCGCGCTTAACTGGTCGATTTGGGTTTTACGCTGTTCGGCGAGTTGTTTTTGTTCGTCGCGGGCCTTGGTCAGCTGTTCGATGGTTTGCTGCCGTTGCTCGGCAGTTTGCTTGGCGGCATCTCGGTCGGTGATCAATTGATCGATTTCGGATTTACGTTGCTCGGCGAGTTGTTTTTGTTCGTCGCGGGCCTTGGTCAGCTGTTCGATGGTTTGCTGCCGTTGCTCGGCGGTTTGCTTGGCGGCATCTCGGTCGGTGATCAATTGATCGATTTCGGATTTACGTTGCTCGGCGAGTTGTTTTTGTTCGTCGCGAGCCTTGGTCAGCTGTTCGATGGTTTGCTGCCGCTGGTTGGCGGTTTGCTTAGCGGCGTCGCGCTCCGCGCTTAACTGGTCGATTTGGGTTTTACGCTGTTCGGCGAGTTGTTTTTGCTCGTCGCGGGCCTTGGTCAGCTGTTCGATGGTTTGCTGCCGTTGCTCGGAGGTTTGCTTGGCGGCATCACGTTCCGCGCTTAACTGGTCGATTTGGGTTTTACGCTGTTCGGCGAGTTGTTTTTGCTCGTCGCGGGCCTTGGTCAGCTGTTCGATGGTTTGCTGCCGTTGCTCGGCGATTTGCTTGGCGGCGTCGCGCTCCGTGTTGAGCTGGTCGATTTGGGTTTTACGCTGTTCGGCGAGTTGTTTTTGTTCGTCGCGGGCCTTGGTCAGCTGTTCGATGGTTTGCTGCCGTTGCTCGGCGATTTGCTTGGCGGCGTCGCGCTCCGTGTTGAGCTGGTCGATTTGGGTTTTACGCTGTTCGGCGAGTTGTTTTTGTTCGTCGCGGGCCTTGGTCAGCTGTTCGATGGTTTGCTGCCGTTGCTCGGCGATTTGCTTGGCGGCGTCGCGCTCAGTGCTGAGCTGGTCGATTTGGGTTTTACGCTGTTCGGCGAGTTGTTTTTGTTCGTCGCGGGCCTTGGTCAGCTGTTCGATGGTTTGCTGCCGTTGGTTGGCGGTTTGCTTGGCGGCGTCGCGTTCCGCGCTGAGTTGGTCGATTTGGGTTTTACGCTGTTCGGCGAGTTGTTTTTGCTCGTCGCGGGCCTTGGTCAGCTGTTCGATGGTTTGCTGCCGTTGCTCGGCAGTTTGCTTGGTGGAATCACGCTCAGTGCTGAGCTGGTCGATTTGGGTTTTGCGTTGAATGGCAAGTTGGGTTTGTTCTTCTAGCGCTTTATTTACTCGAGAGACTTGTTGTTGGAGGTCGTTGATGGTTTGGGTTAGCGCATCTTTTTCGTCGGCTAGGCGGCTTGCGAGGTTGTGACTGTCGGTGAGCTGGTTGGTCTGTGCTAAAAGTTGAGCGGAAATAGCGGCGATTTCGGTTTGCTGCTGATTGATTTGGTGCGTCCTAGCTTCCAGTTGCGCGAACGACTGCGTTTGTTTGGCTTCAGTATCGATACAGAATACGGCATGAGCAATTTTCGGATTATTGCTTTCCAGGGTAACCGCGAGTTTGAAGCCTAGCGGAGCGAGTAACTGTTGAATGGTTGAGCGCGAAATGGGCGATAAGTTGGCTGTGCTATCGACCAGTGCGCATTTCACGATCAGCACATCGACATTGGCCAAATGGCCAAGCGAGCCGGCAATGATGGTTTTGGCGGGATGGCAGTCGATGATCAGCCATTGATGCGGCATTTTGGCAAACGACGCGAATTCGGTTTCGGCTAACAGTTCGTCCAGCTTGCCGGTTTGGCGGGTGGATTCGGTGTTAACGCGTAAATTGGGCCAGAATGGTTGAAGCTGGTTAGGGTCAAAAAGGCCGTCTTCGTCCGGATTGCTGGCGGAGTAAAAGATGGCTTCACCATCTTTTTCATTCAATACCCTGGCTGCGGTTTTCCATTGCGAATTCTGCTCCGTCAGCGCTTGTGCCCATGCCAACCGGGTTTCATCGGCGTCTATCAATAACGCCTGCGGGATGTGCCAATTTCTCCAAAAGTGTAATTCGCCAAAACCTTTGCCGGCGCCGACGTGGATTACGGTTTGCGGTGGCAGTAGCGATTGCAGAAGTTCCAGGGTGGTTTTGGCGATCAGGTTCATGGCTGAATTGCGGAATCTAAAATGTGTTGTTGCGGTGTGTTTTTCGAAAATACCGATTGTTTACGTGGTCTTTCGGCAATGGTAGCAAGCGCATCGGCGGGGAAGTCTTTTTAGTAAGAAGCATTGCAAACCGGGTATTTCAGTTCATAGTCTTGCCCGGATCGGCTGCACTCGGAACAGTTTTGCATAGTGGTTAGCGTAGGAGGGCTCTTTGCTTCGGTGCTTAAATCCAAAGCAAAGATAGACCAGTATTGGAATTTGTGAATTAAGCCGCAATACCGTTATGCCGCAACAAGGCGTCGATATTGGGCTCACGGCCGCGGAAGTTCTTGAACAGGGTCATCGCGTCGCTGCTGCCGCCTTGCTCCAGGATGTTATGCAAAAACGATTCGCCGGTTGTCCGGTCGAAAATCCCCCTTTCTTCGAATAGCGAAAACGCGTCGGCTGACAGCACTTCCGCCCATTTGTAACTGTAATAGCCGGCAGCGTAGCCTCCGGCAAAAATGTGCGAAAAACTGTGGGCGAAGCGGTTGAACGCCGGTACCTTGACCACGGCGACTTGATCGCGCACCTGCTGCAGGGTTGGATAGATGCGGCCGCCTTTGCGAGGATCGTAGTCGCGGTGCAACTTGAAATCGAACAAGCTGAATTCCAGTTGTCGTACCATCATCATGCCGGCCTGAAAATTTTTTGCGTTCAACATTTTTTGGAATAGCTCGTCCGGTAATGCCGCGCCGGTTTGATAGTGACCGGAGATCAGATTCAGCGCTTCTTTATCCCAGCACCAGTTTTCCATGAACTGGCTGGGCAGTTCCACCGCGTCCCATTCCACGCCGTTGATGCCGGATACGCCGAGGTGGTCGATCCGGGTCAGCATGTGGTGCAGGCCGTGTCCGAATTCGTGGAACAGGGTTTCCACTTCGTCGTGGGTGAGCAGAGCCGGGTCGTTGCCTGCGGGTGGGGTAAAATTGCAGGTTAAGTAGGCGACCGGGGTTTGCAGGCCGGCGCCGGTTTTTTTGCGGCACACACAATCGTCCATCCAGGCACCGCCGCGTTTTTTGGCGCGGGCATACAGATCCAGGAAAAAGCGGCCGCGCAATGCGCCGTCTTTGTCGACGATTTGATAGAAGCGTACGTCCGGATGCCAGGTATCGACGTCGTCGATTTCGCTGATTTGCAGGCCGTACAGGCGTTCGACAATGGCAAACAAGCCGGGTACCACTTTGTTGTCCGGGAAGTAGGCTTTTACTTCTTCTTGCGACAGTTGATAGTAGTGTTGGCGCATTTTTTCCGAGTAATAACCGATGTCCCAGGTTTGCAGATCGTGCAGGCCGTGCTGATGTGCCGCGTATTGTTTCAATTCGGCCAGGTCACGGCGGGCTTGACGCCAGGATTTGTCGGCCAGATCTTCCAGAAAGTTGACCACGTCGTCGGTGGACTTGGCCATTTTGGTGGCCAGCGAATATTCGGCGTAGTTGGCAAAGCCCAGTAATTGGGCTTTTTCGTGGCGCAACGCCAGTATTTGCTCCATTACGTCGCTGTTGTCCCAGCGTCCGGCGTGCGGGCCTTGGTCGGAGGCGCGGGTGCAGAACGCTTCGTAGTGTTCGCGGCGCAGCTCGCGGTTGTCGGCGTAGGTCATGATGGCCAGATAGGACGGGAACTGCAAGTTGATCAGCCAGCCTTCTTGGCCTTCGGCTGCGGCGGCTTGTTTGGCTTGGGCCAGCGCGGATTCCGGTAGGCCGGCCAGATCGTCGGCGTTGCTAATCAGCTTGTGCCAGGCGTTGGTGGCGTCCAGCAGGTTTTCTTCGAATTGGCTGGCCAGTTTCGACAGTTGTTGGTTGATGTCTTTGTAGCGAGCTTGTTGTTCGCTCGGCAGGTCTACGCCGGACAAATGAAAGTCGCGTAAGGCGTTGTTGACGATTTTTTGTTGGGCGCGGTCCAGTTCGGCGAATTGCGCACTGTCGCGAATCGCTTGATAAGCTTGCTGCAAGGCTTTGTTTTGTCCGACTTCGGTAGCGTAAGCACTGAGTTTGCCCAGGCAGGCGTTGTAAGCGTCGCGCATGGCGTCGCTGTTGACCACCGAGTTCATGTGGCTGACCGGCGACCAGGCTTTGTTCAGACGGTCTTCGGCTTCTTCGATAGGTTCTATCAGGTTATGCCAGGTGTACGAGCCGCCGCCGGTCAGTTGACGTTCGATAACGGCGCGCGCGTCCGTCAATAGCTGTTCGACGGCAGGTTCGACGTGTTCGGGTAGAATTTTGGAAAATTGCGGCAGTTCGGTAATTTCGAGTAAAGGGTTGTTCATCGTGATGTGGAATTCGGTTGTAGCAATAAAGCGTCAGGATAGGAATTGCATAGCGGCATGTATACGCGATTGGGCTTTTTGCAAAATGGTTAACGAGAAATCCGGGTCAAGTTTGCCGTCGGCAATTTTGGCATAGGCGGGAAGGGAATTGATATAGGGCAGGCCTTTAATTTTGGGGTCGCCGAAATAGCTATGCCGTTTCGCCAAAATAACAATGTCGGGGATGCCAAGCTCGGTGCCGCCGTCGTAAAGCCAGTTTTCCGCTACTAGCGGAATTTTGCTCAATTCGGCGGAGAAGCCTAAGGTATGCAGCAGCAACGAGCCGACCGGTCCTTTTAAATGCGGTAAAGCCGCTTTCAATTCCGATAAGCTCGGATATTGTTCCGGGTGCTGATCGGCGAAGTTGAACAGGGGAATGGCGCCTATATCGCAGATCAAGCCGGCTAGCAGCGCGTCCTCCGGGTTAAGGTCGCTACATTCTTGCGCCAATACGAAGGCGAGGCTGGAGGTGTAGATGCTGGTTCGCCATAACTCGTACATGGCGTGTGTCAACGCCTTGTCGTTGGAACGAAACAATTGTTTCAAGCTGATGCTTAATACTAGGTTTCTGGTGGCGTTCAGGCCAATACGGTTCACGGCGTCCAGGCAATTGTTGATCGGCACGGCCGTTGCATAAAGAGGGCTGTTGGCGACTTGGATGAGCTTGGTGACGATGGCGGGATCGATATGAATAATTTCCACCGCGTCTTGTATGCCGATGTTGCGCTGCATGGCTTCGCGCAATTTAAATGCGACGTCCGGCAAACTGGGCAGGCGTAGTTTGTTGTCCAGGTAGGCCTGAGCGAAGCTGCTGAAAAAACGGTTGTTGCTAATTTCGGCGGGAAGCGTGATGTCTAAATACGTCAGACTTTCCGGATCGGTGGTTTGTTGCGCTTGCCAGAGTCTGTTGATGTCGGCGGGCAGTTTCAAAATTTTGACGTCGGATAAGGCTTTGGCTGTTGCCCCGAAAAGCTTGCCGCTATTAATCGGCAAGAAGGCTAGGGTGCTGCCGGCTTTTACGGTATAGGCATTCACGCTCTCCGGTTGCATGATGAGTTCGCCTTCCAGCAAGTAATAGACGAAATCGGCCGGCTTGCCGCGTTCGAATAGGGTGCTGCCTTCACTGTAGAACATCGTCGCATGGGACAGACTAGCCACGGTTTCGTTGTCTAAGTCGCGTATTGGCGCGAATTTTTTCAGTTCGGCAACCGACAAGTTCTGCTGGCAGGTCACTAAGGGAGGTGTGCAGGTTCCGGATTCGCCGGCCGGCAGGTTGGCGATGTTTTGTTTATCCGAAGGTGCGTGGGTATCTTTGTTGGGGGGGGATTTCTTCAACCATCCGGTTAGCCAGGTCATCGCTGTCAAGCCCTAAAGAAACTGAGCGCCTCAGCGATTTGCTGTTTGGCGTCTTGCAGCGCTTGCAAAGACATATCCGGTGTTAACGATTTGTCCCCTAGTTTGATGTAAGCCGGCAGGGTGTTCAACGGCGGTAATTTTTGCTTTTGCGTGCCGCCTAACTGCGCATGAAAACGCGCGAGTAACACAATATCGCTCAGTTGCAGATCAGGCTGGTCGTCGCAGTACCAGTTGTCGGTTTGCGCGGGGATTTGCAGCAAGTTTTCCGGAAAATTCCATTTTTTCAAAATGATGACGCCGACCATGGCTTGTAAAACCGAAAAGGTTTCGTCCAGTTCCAGCTCGCTGTATGCGCTTTCGGACAAGCTTTCGGCGTAAGTGATAATGGGCAAGGCACCGATGTTGTGCACCAAACCGGCCAATAATGCCTCGTCCGGGTTTACGCTGCTGGTCAAGCCGGCCAAGGTGTAACTCAAGCTGGCGACTTGTATGCTTTGCCGCCATAGTTGTTGAATGCGGTTATTCAGCAGGCGGCTTTTGCTGCGAAACAAATTATGCAAACTAATGCTGGTTACCAAGTTTTGAGTGGCTTTCAAGCCGAGTCGGTTGATGGCGTCGTGTAATTTGGCGATGGGTTTGACGGTTCGATACAACGGGCTGTTAGCCACTTGGATCAATTTGGAAGCGATGACGGGGTCTAAATTAACGATTTTCACGACGTCGGCGATACTGATGTCTTGCTGCATCGCGCTTCTTAGCCGTAATGCGACATCCGGTAAGGTTGGAACGTGTAATTCGTCGCGGCGAATCGCGTTACAAAAGCCGTGAAATAAATTGCTTTTCCGTAGCGCGTCGGCGGTGTTTTGCAAATTGTCCAACGGATTGTAAGCGGAAGCGACTTGCGAGCTGCGTCTTAATGCCGAAAGCGGCAAATAGATGATTTGCGTGGCGGATTTGGCGATGGCGCTGAATTGGTGTTCTGTTCCGGTCGACAACGGATAGCAGGCCTTGAAGGTGGCTTCTTCGACGTTGTAGCCCGCGCCGCTATTCGCTTCCAAATAGACTTTGCCGGAATACAAATAGATGATTTGGTCGGCACTTTCGCCGCGGTTAAAAATGATTTGTCCCGGCAGAAAACTGCGAACGCTCACCACCAGTTGTTGCAGTTCGTCGGGTGGCAGTTCGCCGATAGGCATCAAGTTTTGTAAATAACCGATCGGCAGGTTTAAACGGCTGTGGACCGGTGATTGCGGCTCGGGTAGCGGCGTCGCGGCGGTTTTTTTCTTCAGGAAATTCCAAATCATGAGACTTAAGTCAGGAAGAGGCGTAAGGCGGAGTGGATTTTCGATTTTGCATCGTGGAGGATGGCTAAGGTATTTTCCGGGGATAGGGCGATACCTTTAAATTTTCCTGCGGCGGGAATCGAGGTGATGGCGGGCAAGGGGTCGTGCAAGGCTCTGTTGCCGATCAGGGTGTGCAGACGCGACAGTACTACAATGTCCGTCAGCGATAAGTTATCGCCGGAGTTTTGATACCAGTTGTGCGAATTGAGGCTGACGTCGATGAACTCCGGCGCGAACTGCCATTCTTTTAAAACGGTAGTGCCGACAACGGGAGTGACTATCGGTAATGCTTCGGAAATTTCCTTGTCTTTGGTGAATTCGTTCGGAAGATTGGCGACGAAATTCAAAAAAGGAATGCCGCCAATGTCGCTGACCAAGCCGGCGAGTAAGGCGTCTTCTGGATTAATTTCTTTACCGGCCTTGGCTAAAATGTGGCAAAGCGTGGATAGATACAGGCTTTTTTTCCACAATTCTTCGAGTCGCAGTTTGATGGGTTGCGAACGGCTTTTAAACACTTGCTTCAAGCTTAGCGAGACTACCATGCTGCGGGTTGCGTTTAAGCCTATGCGTTTGATCGCGTCCATGCAGTTTTTGGCTGGCGCTTGCGCGATATATAGTGGGCAGTTGGCCACTTCCACTAGTTTTGCCGAAATCACCGGATCAAGGTTAACGATTTTTACGATCTCGTCCAAGTTGACGTCGGCCTGGATGGCTTTGCGAATTTGGATGGCGACTTCGGGTAGCGATGGGATTTCCAGTTCGTGATTGAGGTAATGGTCCGCAAATAAGGCTAACAGGCGGTTATCGCTGAGTTTCGGCGGTATTTCCAACGCCTGGTGTTGATTGCGGTTACAGGACGACATGATGCTGAGCGAAACGCGCAATAAGCTGACCTCGGTTTCCGTGACCGCCGTGGTCGTATGTTTGTTGCCGCTGCAGATTGGAAATTTGGCTTTAGGGCTGCCGGCTTCTATCGAGTAACTGCGGCCGTTCTGGTCGGTAAAATTAATGCTGCCTTTGATCAAGTAAATGGCGGAGTCGGTCGGCGTATCGATAGTAAATAATGTGGCGCCGGCCGGGATCGACTCCATGTGGTTTTCTTCGGCGAAGCTCAGGCGGACTTCTTCGCTCAGGTTACGGACCGGGAACAGCTGTTCCAGAATTTGTGGAGAAACTTTCGCTCCTTTATCGGCTAAATTGTGCCATTTGCTGAATTTGCCTGGGAAAGCCATAGTCGGTCCTTAGATGAACGATCCGTTGGTTGGAGGTTTAAGGAATTAAATGCCGACTAGTAGTTTAGGTCAAGATTCCGAGGCGTGGAGATTGCGTTCCCGGT containing:
- a CDS encoding coiled-coil domain-containing protein — protein: MNLIAKTTLELLQSLLPPQTVIHVGAGKGFGELHFWRNWHIPQALLIDADETRLAWAQALTEQNSQWKTAARVLNEKDGEAIFYSASNPDEDGLFDPNQLQPFWPNLRVNTESTRQTGKLDELLAETEFASFAKMPHQWLIIDCHPAKTIIAGSLGHLANVDVLIVKCALVDSTANLSPISRSTIQQLLAPLGFKLAVTLESNNPKIAHAVFCIDTEAKQTQSFAQLEARTHQINQQQTEIAAISAQLLAQTNQLTDSHNLASRLADEKDALTQTINDLQQQVSRVNKALEEQTQLAIQRKTQIDQLSTERDSTKQTAEQRQQTIEQLTKARDEQKQLAEQRKTQIDQLSAERDAAKQTANQRQQTIEQLTKARDEQKQLAEQRKTQIDQLSTERDAAKQIAEQRQQTIEQLTKARDEQKQLAEQRKTQIDQLNTERDAAKQIAEQRQQTIEQLTKARDEQKQLAEQRKTQIDQLNTERDAAKQIAEQRQQTIEQLTKARDEQKQLAEQRKTQIDQLSAERDAAKQTSEQRQQTIEQLTKARDEQKQLAEQRKTQIDQLSAERDAAKQTANQRQQTIEQLTKARDEQKQLAEQRKSEIDQLITDRDAAKQTAEQRQQTIEQLTKARDEQKQLAEQRKSEIDQLITDRDAAKQTAEQRQQTIEQLTKARDEQKQLAEQRKTQIDQLSAERDAAKQTAEQRQQTIEQLTKARDEQTALRIEKQKELQELTENHQETMRRQQLLQEELIKAEGQIELIKDLLLRESDS
- the prlC gene encoding oligopeptidase A codes for the protein MNNPLLEITELPQFSKILPEHVEPAVEQLLTDARAVIERQLTGGGSYTWHNLIEPIEEAEDRLNKAWSPVSHMNSVVNSDAMRDAYNACLGKLSAYATEVGQNKALQQAYQAIRDSAQFAELDRAQQKIVNNALRDFHLSGVDLPSEQQARYKDINQQLSKLASQFEENLLDATNAWHKLISNADDLAGLPESALAQAKQAAAAEGQEGWLINLQFPSYLAIMTYADNRELRREHYEAFCTRASDQGPHAGRWDNSDVMEQILALRHEKAQLLGFANYAEYSLATKMAKSTDDVVNFLEDLADKSWRQARRDLAELKQYAAHQHGLHDLQTWDIGYYSEKMRQHYYQLSQEEVKAYFPDNKVVPGLFAIVERLYGLQISEIDDVDTWHPDVRFYQIVDKDGALRGRFFLDLYARAKKRGGAWMDDCVCRKKTGAGLQTPVAYLTCNFTPPAGNDPALLTHDEVETLFHEFGHGLHHMLTRIDHLGVSGINGVEWDAVELPSQFMENWCWDKEALNLISGHYQTGAALPDELFQKMLNAKNFQAGMMMVRQLEFSLFDFKLHRDYDPRKGGRIYPTLQQVRDQVAVVKVPAFNRFAHSFSHIFAGGYAAGYYSYKWAEVLSADAFSLFEERGIFDRTTGESFLHNILEQGGSSDAMTLFKNFRGREPNIDALLRHNGIAA
- a CDS encoding HDOD domain-containing protein; translated protein: MTWLTGWLKKSPPNKDTHAPSDKQNIANLPAGESGTCTPPLVTCQQNLSVAELKKFAPIRDLDNETVASLSHATMFYSEGSTLFERGKPADFVYYLLEGELIMQPESVNAYTVKAGSTLAFLPINSGKLFGATAKALSDVKILKLPADINRLWQAQQTTDPESLTYLDITLPAEISNNRFFSSFAQAYLDNKLRLPSLPDVAFKLREAMQRNIGIQDAVEIIHIDPAIVTKLIQVANSPLYATAVPINNCLDAVNRIGLNATRNLVLSISLKQLFRSNDKALTHAMYELWRTSIYTSSLAFVLAQECSDLNPEDALLAGLICDIGAIPLFNFADQHPEQYPSLSELKAALPHLKGPVGSLLLHTLGFSAELSKIPLVAENWLYDGGTELGIPDIVILAKRHSYFGDPKIKGLPYINSLPAYAKIADGKLDPDFSLTILQKAQSRIHAAMQFLS
- a CDS encoding HDOD domain-containing protein, which codes for MIWNFLKKKTAATPLPEPQSPVHSRLNLPIGYLQNLMPIGELPPDELQQLVVSVRSFLPGQIIFNRGESADQIIYLYSGKVYLEANSGAGYNVEEATFKACYPLSTGTEHQFSAIAKSATQIIYLPLSALRRSSQVASAYNPLDNLQNTADALRKSNLFHGFCNAIRRDELHVPTLPDVALRLRSAMQQDISIADVVKIVNLDPVIASKLIQVANSPLYRTVKPIAKLHDAINRLGLKATQNLVTSISLHNLFRSKSRLLNNRIQQLWRQSIQVASLSYTLAGLTSSVNPDEALLAGLVHNIGALPIITYAESLSESAYSELELDETFSVLQAMVGVIILKKWNFPENLLQIPAQTDNWYCDDQPDLQLSDIVLLARFHAQLGGTQKQKLPPLNTLPAYIKLGDKSLTPDMSLQALQDAKQQIAEALSFFRA
- a CDS encoding HDOD domain-containing protein, with the protein product MAFPGKFSKWHNLADKGAKVSPQILEQLFPVRNLSEEVRLSFAEENHMESIPAGATLFTIDTPTDSAIYLIKGSINFTDQNGRSYSIEAGSPKAKFPICSGNKHTTTAVTETEVSLLRVSLSIMSSCNRNQHQALEIPPKLSDNRLLALFADHYLNHELEIPSLPEVAIQIRKAIQADVNLDEIVKIVNLDPVISAKLVEVANCPLYIAQAPAKNCMDAIKRIGLNATRSMVVSLSLKQVFKSRSQPIKLRLEELWKKSLYLSTLCHILAKAGKEINPEDALLAGLVSDIGGIPFLNFVANLPNEFTKDKEISEALPIVTPVVGTTVLKEWQFAPEFIDVSLNSHNWYQNSGDNLSLTDIVVLSRLHTLIGNRALHDPLPAITSIPAAGKFKGIALSPENTLAILHDAKSKIHSALRLFLT